The genomic DNA TTCCGGCTTTCGCACGGTCTTCGCGAAAGCTTGCGATCATAACTTCGCCAGTTTTGCTTGGCTTACACAGATACTGTATCGAAGAATCCCACGCAACTTTTGGGCGTTTCAATGTGGTTGAAAACCATCAGGAGACGACCAGGCGAAAAACAAGTCGCAAGATAGGATAAAGCGAATTTGCTTTGAGTTTTTGTCTTTACGCATGTCTTTATGGAAAACGGTCTCTCTCTTCCACGACGTGCTTTAGCGAAAGGAATGCGCGCATGATCGAACCGTCGCATGAGTTGAAGCCCGTCTGGCAGCGGCTGGCGCATTATGGTGTGTTGACCTTTGCGGGCCTGATCCTTGCGGGATTAACGATTGCTAGCGGGCCGGCCAGGGCCAACGATCTTTATCGGACCGAATACGATATTTCCATTTTCGGACTTTCGATTGCGCGGTCTGCCATAGAAACCACGGTCAATGGCGCCAATTACAATCTCAATGGCCGTTTTCTGACTTCCGGTCTGGCGCGTGTGTTCGACGATACGGACGGCACCGTGCACGTTACCGGGAGCGCCGTTGGGGGCAAGGTCGTGCCGAAGAGCTTCGATCTCGCCTATAAGCATGGCCGCAAGAACAAGAGCACGACGATCCGCTTCGCCAATGGCAATGTCGTCGCGGCGGAAAACCAGCCTCCGGTGAAAAAGCGCGACCCGTGGGTGGAAACATCACCGCAGGACCTTCTCAATGTGAGCGATCCGCTGAGCGCGCTCATGATACCTGCAAAGAACGGTCGGGCGGTCTGTGACCGGTCGCTGAGCGTTTTCGACGGTCAGACCCGCGCGGAGATCAAGCTTTCCTTCAATGGCACCGAATCGTTCACGACCGACGGCTTTACCGGCGAATCGGTCGTCTGCTCGGCAAAGTTCGTTCCGATTTCCGGATATCAGAAGGGCAAGAAGGCTATCGATTATCTGAGCAATCGCAGCCGGATCACGATTTCCTTCGCATCGCTTGGCAATTCGGGCATCTATGCGCCCGTCGTGGCGCGAATCGGCACGCAGATCGGCACGCTCAAGATCGAAGCCACCCGTTTTTCCAAGGTGAACTGACCGGCAGCCGGTCCCAGTTAATGCTTCGGGTGCACGCATTCCTCATGGTTGCCGAGGATTTCGATCACGCGGCACTGGTCGATGCGGCCATGTGCAGTGCATTCCAGCATGCGCTGCAATTCGGTTTTAAGCGACAGCAGTTTTGCGATGCGGTGTTCGACATCGCTCAAGCGTGCGCGTGCAATGGCGTCGGCCGCCGAACATGATTGGTCGGGATTATCCTGAAGATCAAGAAGCGTGCGGATCGCATCCA from Brucella anthropi ATCC 49188 includes the following:
- a CDS encoding MerR family transcriptional regulator codes for the protein MIMNVSIGEASKASGVKVPTIRYYEQIGLLPSPPRTDGNRRLYDRQDVQRLLFIRHARDLGFEVDAIRTLLDLQDNPDQSCSAADAIARARLSDVEHRIAKLLSLKTELQRMLECTAHGRIDQCRVIEILGNHEECVHPKH
- a CDS encoding DUF3108 domain-containing protein; protein product: MIEPSHELKPVWQRLAHYGVLTFAGLILAGLTIASGPARANDLYRTEYDISIFGLSIARSAIETTVNGANYNLNGRFLTSGLARVFDDTDGTVHVTGSAVGGKVVPKSFDLAYKHGRKNKSTTIRFANGNVVAAENQPPVKKRDPWVETSPQDLLNVSDPLSALMIPAKNGRAVCDRSLSVFDGQTRAEIKLSFNGTESFTTDGFTGESVVCSAKFVPISGYQKGKKAIDYLSNRSRITISFASLGNSGIYAPVVARIGTQIGTLKIEATRFSKVN